The Burkholderia pyrrocinia genomic sequence GATCTGTCAAGACGCGTGAAAGTGCTTTGCGGGATGAGCTTAAAGCATGTCCCCCCGGCATAAAGGACTGGAACGTATATCAAAGTCTCGTCGGAGATATTCTTGAGCATCTTTTTTGCCCGGCGTTGGGTAAGCCAATATCTGAGCATTCCGATTGGACAAAAACAAATAGGCGAGATTTTATTTTGCCGAATTATTCGGAGGCTGGATTTTGGTCATTTATGCGGGATAAATATATGGCCGATTATCTAGTCGTAGATGCAAAAAATTCCGGAAAGAAAATTAAAAAGGAAGCGGTTTTGCAGGTGGCAAATTACCTTAAGCCACATGGAGCCGGGCTATTTGGGGTAATTGTGTCGAGAACGGGTGAGGATGCCTCTGGTTGCAAGCATACATTGCGGGAGCAGTGGCTTGTGCATAAGAAGCTGATACTGGTGTTTGATGACATCGAGATTGACGCCATGTTGAGTGCTAAAGAGGATCGCCGTGCACCGGAAGAAGTGATCGGAAAAAAGATTGAACAGTTCCGGTTGTCGATGTGAGGGGCTGATAATCGAGATTCGGATCGCGGGGCGCCGCCGCATTTCATCGCGGCTGTTCCGTTTTGATGCCGTTTCCCGCCGCGTGACGGCCACGTAGCTAGGCTCATGCAGCAGGTCGCACGCAAGCCACTATGGGTAAATCGCGTGCTTATCCACGGATGCCCGCCGGCTCGGCGGGCATCCGTTGGGTCACGCGGCGTGCTTAACCGCTGTATCGAGCGGTGGATCTGGGAGGCGCGGCAATGCACGGGCAGTGCGGCCAGGCTTGCGGGCGGCCACTTGCTGCAATTGACGCTGGATCGCGGCGTGCGTGCGGCGATCCGTTTCTGTGTGATTCGGCTTTATGCGACCTTCGAGCCGTTCCTGCGTCTGCTGTTGCGCCTGCTCGCGGAGGAACGCGACGACATCGTCTTCGAGAAACACCCATGCGCGCCCAATCCGAGCGCCGACGATGTCACCTTGCTGCGCGAGCTTCATCGCCGTGGTGCGGTCGACCTTGAGGAAGTCGGCGCATTCTTGTAGATCGAACGTCCTCACGCAATACCTCGCACGGTTCGGTCTCCATTCATTGATTCCGGCAACGCGCGGCAGAGTTGCATCAAGCCGGTTTCAAGTGTGATGCCGGCAGTCGCGGCCCAAGTGCGCGCATCTTGCGCCGCTTTGTGGCGGGCGTACGATCCGACTTCATCCGCCATGAGGTCTAGCAACTCGACGTCGGCCGCCTGCGAGATCTTAACGACCAGAGTTCGGATTTCGAGATGGAGGGCGTCGAGCCGCGCGAGCGTGCCTTGGCGGGTATCCGCCAAGTCATCGTTCGTCTGGATAGGTTTGCGCCGCGCGAGCGGCGCTTCGTCTTTCTTCTTCGTTGTTGCGGGCGTCAGCCCGTCGTTGTCCGACTGCATCGAAGTGCCGTTGACGCTTGCCAGCGCGATAGCCGGGCGCTTCTTCGCGTGTTCCCGCTTTCGCGGCAGCGGACGTGGGGTAGAAAGGGCCGGGCGAGGCATCACAAATCCTCCTTCGCGGCCGCATACTTGGCTGCCAGCTCGGGTGTCCATTCGGGATCAGGCATTCCATACAATTTGTCGAGCCACGCATGGACAATCGGTGCCTCCTTCGATTTCGCGTAACTGGACGACTGCATGACGCGCGTCATGTCTGACACTGCGCCACGGATCGCTTGCCCACGTGTCGGATACGTTTCCGTGAAGCTGCGCAGTGAGGGCAAGCCGGTCATGCCGCTCGAGCCCACCTCCAAGGTGAAGGAGGAGATCCATACTCCCGGTTCAACATGAGCGAGATGGATTGCGGCCGGAGTTTTACGAGTGCGCTTGCTTGCCGGGGACTTTATCGTCTCGCAGGAATCGAAAACGCCGTGTTTGTTCGGGACGTGGATCGGATGTTCAGTTGGTGTCGGCCCAACGCCGCCGACGAACAGGTGGGCGATACCGTGCAGGCCCGCGTGTACGGCATGCATCGTTCCCGGCGAGAGCTGGTCGAAGGCGGGGTCGTGCAGGACCGATTGCAGCGCCTGCAAAAGTTGCTTTGCGCGCGCGTCGCTAATCTTCGCTGGAGCGCTTTGAGGCGGCATTGTCGGTGCCGGTCCCTGCGCCTCGACAGTGTCGTCCGCGGCCGGCGATGCGGAGTGAGGTTCGGCGTCTGCGGTAGCCGCTTCGGTCGTTGTGTGCTTGCCCGACGATGCCAGGGCCAGTAGCGCATCGAGCGGGGGCGTGGGTTCGAGATACTTCTTCGTCACCTTCGACTTGCCGGCTTCTGCCGCTTTGGACAACCCGACGACGATGCGTTCGAGTGCCTTGTCGCCGCCGTGCTGGCGGATCTGTTCGATCGCCAGTGTGCCGGTACATTGGCCCGTCCGGACGAGCTGGTGCAGTTCAGCCGGTGCGCGTTCAAGCAGGCCGACGTCGCGGATCGTTTGATCGGTGACATTCAGGCGCTTGCAGATGGCCGCAAGCGTCATGCCGTGAACGTCGCGCAGCTCTGCGACTGCAGCGGCCAGATCAAGCGGCGACGACGGTTTGCCATTGTTGCTGAGGTAGCCGTCGATCACCATTTCGGCACGGTTGACCGTCTTGGCGTCACGGACGACGACTGGGATCTTGCCGATGTCCTTGCCTGCTTCGATTGCCTTGCCGGCCGCGAGGTAGCGGTGCTGCCCCTTGTACACGTACAGCAGGTCCTTGCCCTCGACCTTTCGCGCGTAGCAATGGAGCGGTGAGCCCTTGTCGTACCCGTTCTCCATCATGAGTGCAGTGAGGTGCGTCACCCATGCGGAATCGACCGGTCGGATGTTGTCGGACGGGTCGTAGTGAAGCTGTTCGTACGGGACCATCCACAAGTCCGCTGACGTTGCGCCGGCCGCTGCGGCTGCTGCCTTGATGTTGCCGGTCGGGATCGGGGTGGTCAGGTCGAGCTGTTGCGTGCGGTCGTCCATTACACAACCTCCTGCGGGGTCGCCGTCCGCGTCTTGCCACGCTTCTTCGCTTTATCGATCGCGTTCGACGCCTCGACACCTGCTGCGCGCTTGGCGTCGCGCAGGCGTTTGATTGCGTCGGCGCAGTTGCCTTCGTCCGGAATTGAGATCTGTCTGCGGGCAATCTCAGTGCCGTCGAGGATCAAATACTCTGTATGCACGCTGTCCGGCAGTGGGCGGCGTCCGACTACGTACTTGCCGATCAGAATCGGGGTCGACGGACGACGTGCGTTCCGGTCGTATCGCGTGATGGTGTGAAGTGAGAGGGTGTCTCGACGTTCAACATCGAAGAGAGGTTCGGCTTTGACTTTAATGCGCGGCATGACGGTCTCCATGACGCCGGGGCCGCTCGCCCCGGCAATGTCGGGGCGATTTAGACGGTGACATGGTAGGCAGTCGTCGGAGCGACGACGGGATCGTCCTGAAACACGTTCACGACGACAAACAGCAGGGCGGCGACGATCGTCCAGCGGAAGATCTTCGATTTTTCAAAGTTGCTTTGGCGGGCGGGTTCGGACGGCGTGATGCGGGGCGTGCTTTCCTCACGAAGCCATTCGTGGCGGTCGGTGGACTGATGGTCGAGCATTTTCATGAGCTTCTCCGAAGGCTGCACAAGCGGCAGCGATGAAGCCGAATGTTAGGCATTCCTTTATCGTCATGCAATAGGAGTGCCTAACTATTTTTTCGTAGCGTTGCCCTTTGTTCGCGAGTGGTCCCGGGAGAATGCGGTGAACCTTGGTGAAAGGTGTTGTATTCTTCCGACCAAATACTGTATGTTTATACAGTGTTTAGGGGAAAATATTGCCGAGGGGAGGTTGTTGCGGGGATATGTCAACAGGGGAATTGCGCTGCAAACCGGGCGATGTGGCGATCGTCAGTCGATGCCGAAACCGGTCGCGTATCGGCATGCTGGTACGGATCATCGGCCCGCATGGCAGCGATGACTTCGACTGGGATGTTGAGATTCTGGGTGGCCCCATCAGAGGGCGCGGGATACGTTCGGGGTGCGTCGGAACGCACCGCAGAGCTGCTGTATTCGACTGGAACCTTACCCCTCTTGGGGGTCAGGTGCATTCAGATCGAGAAGGTCACCGGACTGCTGTCCGCGTAGATCTTCAAATACCTTGAGGGTTTCGAGCAGCGCGATAAATGCGGTCGACGGCAATCCAAGCTTGTCTGCTTTGGCGAGTGCATCAACTAGCGCTTGAGCATGCGTGCCGAGCATCTCCTGTCTCTGTGGGGCGGGCGCATTGGCTCGGCGCACCATCTGACCTTCGCCAGTGGCGAGCCACCACGGATCGACGTTCAGGAATTCGGCCGCGAGCAGCAAGTTCGCGCCCTCCATCTTTTTTGTTTTCCCGCTTAACCAGTCGCTGACCGAGGGCGCTCGCACTCGGCACGCTCGCGCCAGATCTGCAGCCTTTTTCTCAGGCGGCAACTTCATTGCCTGTTCCAGGCGTTCGGCTAGTGTCGTCATTAGGAAAGCCTAACTGAATGAGCGTAAGGAATGCCTTGCTTTTAGTGTAAGGAGCGCCTAACATGGCGGCATGAATACGCTCCTGAATCGAGACCCGTACGCGTGTGCCGTGATCGATGCATTCGGCGGAACGGCCGCCACTGCCCAACTGTGCGAAGTCCGGATGCCGTCCGTGTCCGAATGGCGTCGAAACGGCATTCCGCGAGCGCGTCTGTTGTTCTTGA encodes the following:
- a CDS encoding helix-turn-helix domain-containing protein, which gives rise to MRTFDLQECADFLKVDRTTAMKLAQQGDIVGARIGRAWVFLEDDVVAFLREQAQQQTQERLEGRIKPNHTETDRRTHAAIQRQLQQVAARKPGRTARALPRLPDPPLDTAVKHAA
- a CDS encoding ParB/RepB/Spo0J family partition protein; translation: MDDRTQQLDLTTPIPTGNIKAAAAAAGATSADLWMVPYEQLHYDPSDNIRPVDSAWVTHLTALMMENGYDKGSPLHCYARKVEGKDLLYVYKGQHRYLAAGKAIEAGKDIGKIPVVVRDAKTVNRAEMVIDGYLSNNGKPSSPLDLAAAVAELRDVHGMTLAAICKRLNVTDQTIRDVGLLERAPAELHQLVRTGQCTGTLAIEQIRQHGGDKALERIVVGLSKAAEAGKSKVTKKYLEPTPPLDALLALASSGKHTTTEAATADAEPHSASPAADDTVEAQGPAPTMPPQSAPAKISDARAKQLLQALQSVLHDPAFDQLSPGTMHAVHAGLHGIAHLFVGGVGPTPTEHPIHVPNKHGVFDSCETIKSPASKRTRKTPAAIHLAHVEPGVWISSFTLEVGSSGMTGLPSLRSFTETYPTRGQAIRGAVSDMTRVMQSSSYAKSKEAPIVHAWLDKLYGMPDPEWTPELAAKYAAAKEDL
- a CDS encoding beta-hexosaminidase; protein product: MPRIKVKAEPLFDVERRDTLSLHTITRYDRNARRPSTPILIGKYVVGRRPLPDSVHTEYLILDGTEIARRQISIPDEGNCADAIKRLRDAKRAAGVEASNAIDKAKKRGKTRTATPQEVV
- a CDS encoding XRE family transcriptional regulator, with amino-acid sequence MTTLAERLEQAMKLPPEKKAADLARACRVRAPSVSDWLSGKTKKMEGANLLLAAEFLNVDPWWLATGEGQMVRRANAPAPQRQEMLGTHAQALVDALAKADKLGLPSTAFIALLETLKVFEDLRGQQSGDLLDLNAPDPQEG